A genomic window from Triticum urartu cultivar G1812 chromosome 7, Tu2.1, whole genome shotgun sequence includes:
- the LOC125523458 gene encoding adagio-like protein 1, whose product MEWDSESDGGGSAGSGDEMEEEEEEGGEVVLGGGSGSGSEGGGFGGIGGDGVGGMFTFAIEGMLRGAGPYGLVVTDALEPDCPIIYVNRGFEEATGYRAEEVLGRNCRFLQCRGPFAQRRHPLVDDAVVSGIQRCVDNGTQFRGDLLNFRKDGFPLMNRLHLTPIYGDDDIITHYMGIQFFTNANVDLGPVPGSVTREPVRSTRFAPDNFFRPITTGLEQDNFCREYSSLFQLTDEVLCQSILSRLSPRDVASVSSVCRRLYDLTKNEDLWRMVCRNAWGSETTRALETVPAAKRLGWGRLARELTTLEAVAWRKLTVGGAVEPSRCNFSACAVGNRVVLFGGEGVNMQPMNDTFVLDLNASNPEWRHVNVSSAPPGRWGHTLSCLNGSWLVVFGGCGRQGLLNDVFMLDLDAKHPTWREIPGVAPPVPRSWHSSCTLDGNKLVVSGGCADSGVLLSDTFLLDVSMDRPVWREVPASWTPPSRLGHSMSVYDGRKILMFGGLAKSGPLRLRSSDVFTMDLSEEEPCWRCLTGSGMPGAGNPAGAGPPPRLDHVAVSLPGGRVLIFGGSVAGLHSASQLYLLDPTEEKPTWRILNVPGRPPRFAWGHSTCVVGGTKAIVLGGQTGEEWMLTEVHELSLASSNSV is encoded by the exons ATGGAGTGGGACAGCGAGTccgacggcggcggcagcgccGGGAGCGGGGAcgagatggaggaggaggaggaggaggggggagagGTGGTGCTTGGCGGGGGGAGCGGGAGCGGGAGCGAGGGCGGGGGATTTGGAGGGATAGGCGGCGACGGGGTCGGCGGGATGTTCACGTTCGCCATCGAGGGGATGCTCCGCGGGGCGGGGCCGTACGGGCTGGTCGTCACGGACGCGCTCGAGCCCGACTGCCCCATCATCTACGTCAACCGCGGCTTCGAGGAGGCCACCGGGTACCGCGCCGAGGAGGTGCTCGGCAGGAACTG CCGGTTTCTGCAATGCAGAGGCCCATTTGCTCAGAGAAGGCACCCCTTGGTTGATGATGCAGTAGTTTCTGGGATTCAGAGATGCGTAGACAACGGTACTCAGTTCCGTGGTGATTTGTTGAATTTCAGAAAAGACGGATTTCCATTGATGAATAGGCTGCATCTGACTCCTATATATGGAGATGATGATATCATCACCCATTATATGGGCATTCAGTTCTTCACCAATGCTAATGTTGATTTGGGACCAGTACCTGGCTCAGTTACAAGGGAACCTGTGAGATCTACACGGTTTGCTCCGGATAACTTTTTCCGGCCCATAACCACCGGACTAGAGCAGGACAACTTCTGCCGGGAGTATTCCAGTCTCTTCCAGCTAACTGATGAAGTACTTTGCCAGAGTATTTTGTCAAGGTTGTCTCCAAGAGATGTCGCATCTGTGAGCTCTGTTTGTCGACGGTTGTATGACTTAACAAAAAATGAAGATCTTTGGAGAATGGTTTGCCGTAATGCATGGGGTAGTGAGACTACTCGAGCTCTTGAGACTGTGCCTGCTGCGAAAAGATTGGGCTGGGGTCGGCTGGCCAGAGAACTAACCACCCTGGAAGCTGTTGCATGGAGGAAATTGACAGTTGGAGGTGCAGTGGAGCCATCTCGATGCAACTTCAGTGCTTGTGCTGTAGGGAATCGTGTCGTTCTCTTTGGCGGGGAAGGTGTTAACATGCAACCGATGAATGACACGTTTGTGTTGGATTTGAATGCTAGCAATCCGGAGTGGAGACATGTCAATGTAAGCTCAGCTCCTCCGGGCCGCTGGGGCCATACACTATCTTGCCTAAATGGATCTTGGTTAGTTGTGTTCGGGGGTTGTGGAAGGCAGGGCCTTCTTAATGATGTATTCATGTTGGATTTGGATGCGAAACACCCAACTTGGCGGGAGATCCCTGGTGTTGCACCGCCGGTTCCGCGTTCATGGCACAGCTCCTGCACTTTGGATGGGAATAAGTTGGTGGTTTCTGGTGGCTGTGCAGACTCGGGTGTACTACTCAGTGATACGTTTCTTCTTGATGTGAGCATGGACAGACCTGTATGGAGGGAAGTACCTGCATCTTGGACACCACCTTCTAGATTGGGCCACTCAATGTCTGTGTATGATGGTAGGAAAATTCTGATGTTCGGCGGTCTTGCTAAGAGTGGTCCTCTCCGACTACGATCCAGTGATGTGTTCACAATGGACTTAAGCGAAGAAGAGCCCTGCTGGCGGTGCCTCACTGGGAGTGGAATGCCTGGAGCGGGAAATCCGGCTGGAGCTGGTCCACCTCCTCGTCTTGATCACGTTGCTGTGAGTTTGCCAGGGGGAAGAGTGTTAATATTTGGTGGATCAGTGGCAGGCCTCCACTCCGCGTCACAGCTGTATCTCTTGGATCCGACTGAAGAGAAACCTACGTGGAGGATACTTAATGTTCCCGGGCGACCTCCGCGGTTTGCGTGGGGCCACAGTACCTGTGTCGTTGGAGGTACAAAAGCGATAGTGCTTGGAGGACAAACTGGAGAAGAGTGGATGCTCACCGAAGTACATGAGCTCTCTCTGGCTAGTAGTAACTCTGTTTGA
- the LOC125523459 gene encoding putative cyclin-dependent kinase F-2, giving the protein MIDDHAAGSRKRRRIGSTEDYQLTRVLGAGGFGVVVKARHRATGDDVALKFLVRSPDGGKRRHHRAHALHRGLLREACYLAACRGHPSVVGLHGIARDPRSGQCSLVLEHVGPSLAHVLRARRRPFTEEETRRVMRQLLSGAGRMHERGIVHRDIKPGNVLVGGEGAVKICDLGLAVSMASAPPPRGRAGTRWYMAPEMLLGRPDYDELVDAWSLGCVMAELLAGEPLFPGQNVVDQLFRIFRVLGGACVGFTRTPLPLAAAGQMPPTRRGDSVLRALFPEERLSRDGFEVLDGLLTCDPSERLPAAVALQCPWFTDTADVAASTA; this is encoded by the coding sequence ATGATCGACGACCACGCCGCGGGCTCCCGCAAGAGACGGCGCATCGGGAGCACCGAGGACTACCAGCTGACGCGCGTGCTCGGGGCGGGCGGCTTCGGCGTCGTCGTCAAGGCGCGCCACCGCGCCACCGGAGACGACGTCGCCCTCAAGTTCCTGGTCCGCTCACCCGACGGCGGCAAGAGGAGGCACCACCGTGCACACGCGCTCCACCGCGGCCTGCTGCGCGAGGCGTGCTACCTCGCGGCGTGCCGCGGCCACCCCTCGGTCGTCGGCTTGCACGGCATCGCGCGGGACCCCCGCAGCGGGCAGTGCAGCCTCGTCCTGGAGCACGTCGGCCCGAGCCTCGCCCACGTCCTGCGCGCTCGCCGCCGGCCGTTCACGGAGGAGGAGACGCGCCGCGTCATGCGGCAGCTCCTGAGCGGCGCCGGGAGGATGCACGAGCGCGGCATCGTCCACCGGGACATCAAGCCCGGGAACGtcctcgtcggcggcgagggcGCGGTGAAGATATGCGACCTCGGGCTGGCCGTGTCCATGGccagcgcgccgccgccgcgcggcCGGGCCGGCACGCGCTGGTACATGGCTCCCGAGATGCTCCTGGGGAGGCCGGACTACGACGAGCTCGTGGACGCCTGGTCGCTCGGCTGCGTCATGGCCGAGCTGCTCGCCGGCGAACCGCTGTTCCCGGGACAAAACGTGGTCGACCAGCTCTTCCGAATCTTCCGCGTGCTCGGCGGCGCGTGTGTAGGATTCACGCGCACGCCGCTCCCGCTCGCCGCCGCGGGGCAGATGCCGCCGACACGTCGAGGCGACAGCGTGCTACGCGCGCTGTTCCCGGAGGAGCGCCTGTCGCGCGACGGATTCGAGGTTTTAGACGGGCTCCTCACATGCGACCCCAGCGAGCGTCTGCCGGCGGCCGTGGCGCTCCAGTGCCCGTGGTTCACTGACACCGCCGACGTCGCTGCCTCTACTGCGTAG
- the LOC125519180 gene encoding probable mediator of RNA polymerase II transcription subunit 26c: MAAQTTSPLGRWKRFFGAFDSVDAAIEAADPDMCRDELRRARGDIFEGLCNTADDGKAEKLCGVLDGLMAESLETLRLTPVTPKVLATTDLAKAVRALQKHESERVRVLARGIVSEWRASALGDVAGEPDNFNAPQPKETVEQQRVSATTTERPSSNKIVVHDRQHASADLDSKKKKKTVEISSKASDLVGGISMAKPKEVTVCQRVNVSADPDAKAMEAAKRKLHERYQQASDAKRQRRVQLVEAPEMVKQRRERSLAGCATSMRKKTFSVSAASQGLAG; this comes from the coding sequence ATGGCCGCGCAGACCACCAGCCCGCTCGGCCGGTGGAAGCGCTTCTTCGGCGCCTTCGACTCCGTCGACGCGGCCATCGAGGCGGCCGACCCTGACATGTGCCGCGACGAGCTCCGGCGCGCCAGGGGCGATATCTTCGAAGGGCTCTGCAACACCGCGGACGACGGCAAGGCGGAGAAGCTCTGCGGGGTTCTCGACGGCTTGATGGCAGAGTCCCTCGAGACGCTGCGGTTGACTCCGGTGACGCCCAAGGTGCTCGCCACCACGGACCTCGCCAAGGCCGTCCGTGCGCTGCAGAAGCACGAGTCCGAGCGGGTCCGCGTCCTCGCCAGGGGCATCGTGAGCGAGTGGAGGGCGTCCGCGCTGGGCGACGTCGCCGGAGAGCCGGACAACTTCAACGCGCCTCAGCCCAAGGAGACCGTCGAGCAGCAGCGTGTCAGCGCAACGACGACGGAGCGGCCTTCCTCCAACAAGATCGTCGTTCATGATCGGCAGCATGCCTCGGCCGATCTTGactcgaagaagaagaagaagacggtGGAGATCAGCAGCAAGGCGTCCGATCTCGTCGGCGGGATCAGCATGGCGAAGCCCAAGGAGGTCACCGTCTGTCAGCGTGTCAATGTCTCGGCCGATCCAGACGCGAAGGCAATGGAGGCCGCGAAGCGCAAACTCCATGAGAGGTACCAACAAGCATCGGATGCCAAGCGGCAGCGCAGGGTGCAACTCGTGGAGGCGCCGGAGATGGTGAAGCAGAGGCGGGAGAGAAGCCTGGCGGGGTGCGCCACCTCAATGCGCAAGAAAACCTTCTCCGTCAGTGCAGCTTCGCAGGGTTTAGCAGGCTAG